The proteins below come from a single Pseudomonas chlororaphis genomic window:
- a CDS encoding ABC transporter substrate-binding protein, with protein MRTLRIGSGAGYSGDRIEPAIELAEHGELDYLVFECLAERTIALAQQARLADPQAGYDPLLSERMLRVLPFVGRGTEGRRRLRVITNMGAANPLDAAREVRRIARQLGLSGLKVVAVTGDDVLATVLEDSRQTLDNGQTLASLGKRLISANAYLGVDGIIEALQADADVVITGRVADPSLFLAPQVFEFGWAADDWTRLGRGTLVGHLLECAGQLSGGYFADPGFKDVPNLARLGFPLAEVDATGHAVISKVAGSGGRIDPATCTEQMIYEVHDPAAYLTPDVSADFSGVSFTAPGPDQVAVQGADGQARPADLKVSVGYLDGWIGEGQISYGGPGALARGRLAREVVLERLKLTGVVYEEIRAELIGVDALHGTELGARSDSEPWEVRLRVAARCADRAAAVRIGNEVETLYTNGPYGGGGANKSVRQVVAVASLLLPRDAVSVKIHSEDLQ; from the coding sequence ATGAGAACCTTACGCATCGGCTCCGGTGCCGGTTATTCGGGCGATCGTATCGAGCCGGCGATCGAGCTGGCCGAGCACGGCGAGCTGGATTACCTGGTGTTCGAATGCCTGGCCGAGCGCACGATTGCCCTGGCCCAACAAGCGCGGCTTGCTGATCCGCAGGCCGGCTACGATCCGTTGCTCAGTGAGCGGATGCTCCGGGTGCTGCCCTTTGTCGGCCGTGGCACCGAGGGTCGTCGCCGATTGCGGGTGATCACCAACATGGGCGCGGCCAATCCCTTGGACGCGGCCCGGGAAGTACGGCGCATCGCCCGGCAGTTGGGCTTGTCGGGGCTGAAGGTGGTCGCGGTGACCGGCGACGATGTGCTGGCCACCGTGCTGGAAGATTCGAGGCAGACCCTGGATAACGGCCAGACCTTGGCGTCATTGGGCAAGCGCCTGATATCGGCCAACGCGTACCTGGGGGTGGACGGCATCATCGAGGCATTGCAGGCCGACGCCGACGTGGTGATTACCGGTCGGGTGGCCGATCCGTCGTTGTTTCTCGCGCCGCAGGTGTTCGAGTTCGGCTGGGCGGCGGACGATTGGACCCGGTTGGGTCGCGGCACCCTGGTGGGGCATCTGCTCGAATGCGCGGGGCAGCTCAGCGGAGGCTACTTTGCCGATCCGGGGTTCAAGGACGTGCCTAACCTGGCGCGCCTGGGCTTTCCCTTGGCTGAAGTGGACGCGACGGGCCATGCAGTGATCAGCAAGGTCGCAGGTTCAGGTGGGCGCATCGACCCGGCGACCTGCACCGAACAGATGATTTATGAAGTGCACGACCCCGCCGCGTACCTCACCCCCGATGTCAGTGCCGATTTTTCCGGTGTCTCGTTCACGGCGCCCGGGCCGGACCAGGTCGCCGTCCAGGGGGCTGATGGCCAGGCGCGACCCGCCGATCTCAAAGTATCGGTGGGTTACCTCGATGGCTGGATCGGCGAGGGCCAGATCTCCTATGGCGGGCCGGGGGCCCTGGCGCGCGGCCGTTTGGCCCGGGAGGTGGTGCTGGAGCGCTTGAAACTGACCGGCGTGGTCTATGAAGAGATCCGCGCCGAGCTGATCGGGGTCGACGCGCTGCACGGCACCGAGCTGGGCGCACGCTCGGACAGCGAGCCTTGGGAAGTGCGTTTGCGGGTCGCGGCCCGTTGCGCTGACCGCGCCGCGGCCGTGCGCATCGGCAACGAAGTGGAAACCCTCTACACCAATGGGCCTTACGGCGGTGGCGGGGCGAACAAATCGGTGCGTCAGGTGGTGGCGGTGGCTTCGTTGTTACTGCCGCGCGACGCGGTCAGCGTGAAGATTCATTCGGAGGACCTGCAATGA
- a CDS encoding citrate transporter translates to MLAILGVVTILCLLACVMSKRLSPLVALIALPIIAALIGGFGLQTSAFIITGIKNVAPVVGMFVFAILFFGVMTDAGMLDPIIDRILKRVGTRPTRIVMGTALLALLVHLDGSGAVTFLVTIPAMLPLYTRLGMDKRILACVTAMAAGVNFLPWTGPVLRSSAALHVPVADLFQPLIPVQLVGLVFVFACAWYLGRREEKRLGLGAGATVEVVAQRVLSEAEVALRKPRLFWLNLVLTVVVMGVMIAGVVDPVVMFMLGTVLALCINYPNVDAQRARIDAHAKTALTMASILLAAGVFTGIMQGSGMLKAMAEVAVAQIPAGHGKLIPMVVGFISMPLSLLFDPDSFYFGVMPVVAEVGRALGVDPLQVAQASLLGVHTTGFPVSPLTPATFLLVGLCKIELADHQRFTIPFLFAASVLMTVTALLIGVF, encoded by the coding sequence ATGCTCGCCATACTCGGTGTCGTCACCATCCTCTGTCTGCTCGCCTGTGTGATGAGCAAACGCCTGTCCCCCCTGGTCGCCCTGATCGCACTGCCGATCATCGCCGCGCTGATCGGCGGTTTCGGCCTGCAAACCAGCGCATTCATCATCACCGGCATCAAGAACGTCGCCCCGGTGGTCGGGATGTTCGTGTTCGCGATTCTGTTCTTCGGCGTCATGACCGACGCCGGCATGCTCGACCCGATCATCGACCGTATCCTCAAGCGTGTCGGCACCCGGCCGACGCGTATCGTCATGGGCACCGCGTTGTTGGCGCTGCTGGTGCACCTGGACGGTTCCGGCGCGGTGACCTTCCTGGTGACCATTCCGGCCATGCTGCCGCTGTATACCCGCCTGGGCATGGACAAGCGCATCCTGGCCTGCGTCACCGCCATGGCCGCCGGGGTCAACTTCCTGCCCTGGACCGGCCCGGTCTTGCGCTCCTCGGCGGCCTTGCATGTGCCGGTGGCCGATCTGTTCCAGCCGCTGATTCCCGTGCAACTCGTCGGTCTGGTCTTCGTCTTTGCCTGCGCCTGGTACCTGGGGCGTCGCGAAGAAAAGCGCCTGGGGCTGGGCGCCGGGGCAACCGTCGAGGTGGTCGCGCAGCGGGTGCTCAGCGAGGCGGAAGTCGCCTTGCGCAAGCCACGCCTGTTCTGGCTCAACCTGGTCCTGACCGTGGTGGTGATGGGCGTGATGATTGCCGGCGTGGTGGATCCGGTGGTGATGTTCATGCTCGGCACGGTCCTGGCGTTGTGCATCAACTACCCGAACGTCGATGCCCAACGCGCCCGCATCGACGCCCATGCGAAAACCGCCCTGACGATGGCGAGCATTCTGCTGGCTGCCGGGGTCTTCACCGGCATCATGCAGGGCAGCGGCATGCTCAAGGCCATGGCTGAGGTGGCGGTGGCGCAGATTCCCGCCGGGCACGGCAAATTGATCCCGATGGTCGTGGGGTTCATCTCCATGCCCCTGAGCCTGCTGTTCGACCCCGATTCCTTCTATTTCGGCGTGATGCCGGTGGTGGCCGAAGTCGGGCGCGCCCTGGGCGTTGATCCATTGCAAGTGGCCCAGGCGTCACTGCTGGGCGTGCACACCACCGGTTTCCCGGTCAGTCCGCTGACCCCAGCGACGTTCCTGCTGGTGGGGCTGTGCAAGATCGAATTGGCCGATCACCAACGCTTCACCATTCCCTTCCTGTTCGCCGCCTCGGTGCTGATGACCGTGACGGCGCTGCTCATTGGAGTCTTTTGA
- a CDS encoding LysR family transcriptional regulator, producing the protein MKNSIQHIRAFLAVAQTGSFAKAAAALNLSPSALTVQIQQLEDWLGVALLERSPRHLALTSAGQNNLLPMEKLLLDLDNIVNTSRDLAALRRGVVTLAALPSLCAGALPPLLKQFREQFPGIEVRLRDVVARRIDTLVRDGEVDFGLGVRARTNHGLAFETVLEDRLCLFVPAGHRLARRRTIKPSELTNQPIILTGRDSSVRELVEQLFADANLTLMPGLEANYMSTVLALVRQGLGVSLLPESADDDRAGLVKIPVDHPDVTRQLGLITRTGQALSPAAEQFIAMAKAFF; encoded by the coding sequence ATGAAGAACTCGATCCAGCACATCCGCGCCTTCCTTGCCGTGGCGCAAACCGGCAGTTTCGCCAAGGCCGCGGCGGCCCTGAACCTCTCGCCTTCAGCGCTGACCGTGCAGATCCAACAATTGGAAGACTGGCTCGGCGTCGCCTTGCTCGAACGCAGCCCGCGTCACCTGGCCCTGACCAGTGCCGGGCAGAACAACCTGCTGCCGATGGAGAAACTGCTGCTGGACCTGGACAACATCGTCAACACCTCCCGGGACCTGGCGGCGCTGCGCCGAGGCGTCGTCACCCTCGCCGCCCTGCCCTCGCTGTGTGCCGGTGCGCTGCCGCCGTTGTTGAAACAGTTTCGTGAGCAGTTTCCGGGAATCGAGGTGCGCTTGCGGGATGTCGTGGCACGCCGGATCGACACCCTGGTGCGCGACGGCGAAGTGGACTTCGGCCTCGGCGTGCGCGCGCGGACGAACCATGGGTTGGCGTTTGAAACGGTGTTGGAAGATCGGCTGTGCCTGTTTGTACCGGCCGGTCACAGGTTGGCCCGGCGACGCACGATCAAGCCTAGCGAATTGACGAACCAACCGATCATCCTCACCGGACGCGACAGCAGCGTGCGCGAGTTGGTGGAGCAACTGTTCGCCGACGCCAACCTGACACTCATGCCGGGACTGGAGGCCAACTACATGTCGACGGTCCTGGCGTTGGTGCGCCAGGGCCTGGGGGTGAGCCTGCTGCCGGAATCGGCGGACGATGACCGGGCGGGACTGGTCAAGATCCCCGTGGACCACCCGGACGTCACCCGCCAGCTTGGCCTGATCACCCGCACCGGCCAGGCGCTGTCGCCGGCCGCCGAGCAGTTCATCGCGATGGCCAAGGCGTTTTTCTAA
- a CDS encoding RND transporter produces the protein MNEHNPALEQQVVIARLEDFDPRSGNLGERAIFNHRPWVILLCLLATLVLGYQASKIGLNASFEKTIPTSHPYVANFLEQRSELSGLGNSVRIAVAVTEGSIFDKDYLDTLARLNDEIYLLPGVDKPYMKSLWTPTTRWTSVTEEGLDGGTVIPDTYDGSPASLEQVRTNVARSGEIGQLVAGNFQSSVIFVPLLEINPETGKALDAGAFSRQLEALRDKYQNERIQIHITGFTKIIGDLVAGLLQVMLFFVVAVLVTVAVLYWYTRCARSTALVVLCSLVAVLWQMGLLATLGYDLDPYSALVPFLVFAIGMSHGAQKMNGIMQDIGRGTHRVVAARYTFRRLFAAGMTALLCDAVGFAVLMVIKIRVIQDLAITASIGVAVLIFTNLILLPILLSYIGVGSQAAARSLRAETAEVQANVKHPLWRFLDLFTQRPWAYVACLVGLLLAVGGFAISLHLKIGDLDPGAPELRPDSRYNRDAAFMTQNYAASSDIFVVMVKTPEDQCTRYSTLAAVDALAWQLEQLPGVESTNSMAALSKIAAAGYNEGNFKWYELIPNDGALGAVQTRAPRELFNQGCSLLSLYVYLADHKADTLERVVQTSEAFIAQQQLPQVKFMLAAGSAGIEAATNIVVKKAMREMLFWVYGAVILLCWVTFRSWRAVLAAVLPLMLTSILCEALMVGLGMGVKVATLPVIALGVGIGVDYALYVLSVILTHMRAGASLSEAYYRALLFTGKVVLLTGITLAIAVATWAFSPIKFQADMGILLAFMFLVNMLGALILLPALAYFLLPQRLFAKKPEASGALQTVVQR, from the coding sequence GTGAACGAGCATAATCCTGCCCTCGAACAGCAAGTGGTGATCGCCCGCCTGGAGGATTTCGATCCGCGTTCCGGCAACCTGGGCGAGCGGGCGATCTTCAATCACCGTCCCTGGGTGATCCTGCTCTGCCTGCTGGCGACCCTGGTGCTGGGCTACCAGGCCAGCAAGATCGGCCTCAATGCCAGTTTTGAAAAGACCATCCCGACCTCCCATCCCTACGTCGCCAACTTCCTGGAACAGCGCAGCGAACTGAGTGGCCTCGGCAACTCGGTCCGCATCGCCGTGGCGGTCACCGAGGGCAGCATCTTCGACAAGGACTACCTGGACACCCTGGCCAGGCTCAACGACGAAATCTACCTGCTGCCCGGCGTCGACAAGCCCTACATGAAGTCGCTGTGGACGCCGACCACGCGCTGGACCTCAGTGACCGAAGAAGGGCTGGATGGCGGCACGGTCATCCCCGACACCTACGACGGTTCGCCGGCCAGCCTGGAACAGGTGCGCACTAACGTGGCCCGCTCCGGCGAGATCGGCCAACTGGTGGCCGGCAACTTCCAGTCCAGCGTGATCTTCGTGCCGTTGCTGGAAATCAACCCGGAGACTGGCAAGGCCCTGGACGCAGGCGCGTTCTCGCGGCAACTGGAGGCCTTGCGCGACAAGTACCAGAACGAGCGCATCCAGATCCACATCACTGGCTTCACCAAGATCATCGGTGACCTGGTCGCCGGGTTGCTGCAGGTCATGCTGTTCTTCGTGGTCGCGGTGCTGGTGACCGTGGCCGTGCTCTACTGGTACACCCGTTGCGCCCGCAGCACCGCGCTGGTGGTGCTGTGCTCGCTGGTGGCGGTGCTCTGGCAGATGGGTTTGCTGGCCACGCTCGGTTATGACCTGGACCCTTATTCGGCGCTGGTGCCGTTCCTGGTGTTCGCCATCGGCATGAGCCACGGTGCGCAGAAGATGAACGGCATCATGCAGGACATTGGTCGCGGCACGCACCGGGTGGTCGCTGCGCGCTATACCTTCCGCCGCCTGTTCGCCGCCGGCATGACCGCGCTGCTGTGTGACGCGGTCGGGTTCGCCGTGCTGATGGTGATCAAGATCCGGGTCATCCAGGACCTGGCGATCACCGCCAGCATCGGTGTGGCGGTGCTGATCTTCACCAACCTGATCCTGCTGCCCATCCTGCTCAGCTACATCGGCGTTGGCAGCCAGGCGGCGGCGCGCAGCCTGCGGGCGGAAACCGCCGAGGTGCAGGCGAACGTCAAGCACCCGTTGTGGCGCTTCCTCGACCTGTTCACCCAACGGCCCTGGGCTTATGTAGCCTGCCTGGTAGGCCTGCTGCTGGCGGTCGGCGGGTTCGCGATCAGCCTGCACTTGAAGATCGGCGACCTCGACCCGGGTGCCCCGGAGTTACGTCCCGACTCACGCTACAACCGCGACGCGGCCTTCATGACGCAAAACTACGCGGCCAGTTCGGACATCTTCGTGGTCATGGTCAAAACCCCAGAAGACCAGTGCACCCGCTATTCGACCCTGGCCGCCGTGGACGCCCTGGCCTGGCAACTGGAGCAACTGCCGGGCGTCGAGTCGACCAACTCCATGGCCGCCCTGAGCAAGATCGCCGCCGCCGGCTACAACGAAGGCAACTTCAAGTGGTACGAATTGATTCCCAACGACGGTGCCCTGGGCGCGGTGCAGACGCGGGCGCCACGGGAGCTGTTCAACCAGGGCTGTTCGCTGCTTTCGCTGTACGTCTACCTCGCCGACCACAAGGCCGATACCCTGGAGCGGGTGGTGCAGACCAGCGAAGCCTTCATTGCACAACAGCAACTGCCGCAGGTGAAGTTCATGCTCGCCGCGGGCAGCGCCGGGATCGAGGCCGCGACCAATATCGTGGTCAAGAAAGCCATGCGCGAAATGCTGTTCTGGGTCTATGGCGCGGTCATCCTGCTCTGCTGGGTGACGTTCCGCTCCTGGCGCGCGGTGCTCGCCGCCGTGCTGCCGCTGATGCTCACCTCGATCCTCTGCGAGGCCTTGATGGTGGGCCTGGGCATGGGCGTCAAGGTGGCCACGCTGCCGGTGATCGCCCTGGGGGTGGGCATCGGCGTCGACTACGCCCTCTACGTGCTGAGCGTGATCCTCACGCACATGCGTGCCGGCGCCTCGCTGTCCGAGGCGTATTACCGGGCGCTGCTGTTCACCGGCAAGGTGGTCCTGCTGACGGGCATTACCCTGGCGATCGCCGTGGCGACCTGGGCGTTCTCGCCGATCAAGTTCCAGGCCGACATGGGTATCCTGCTGGCGTTCATGTTCCTGGTGAACATGCTCGGCGCGCTGATCCTGCTGCCGGCGTTGGCGTACTTCCTGTTGCCACAGAGGTTGTTCGCAAAAAAGCCTGAAGCCAGTGGCGCGTTGCAAACGGTGGTGCAGCGGTGA
- a CDS encoding glycosyl hydrolase — protein MIGKFSLTRTLPAALLLAVMLMPGWAMATPRVALLDQAALQSAKAAHSVLLAVTRAGERLVAVGERGIVLLSDDSGVSWRQAKVPVSVSLTAVQFVDAQEGWAVGHMGVILHSTDGGESWTKQLDGVAAAQLALAQAREGDDPKALKDAERLVADGPDKPFLDLYFSDRRTGYAVGAYGLILHTRDGGSHWQPWMRQLENPEDLNLYGIRAAGSALFIVGERGLLLRSQDNGHSFQALESPYEGSFFGLQGSSTGEVVAFGLRGNAYWSGDQGGRWQPIDTDLEVALSAATRLADGTWVLASQAGDVLLSLDPGRHFRRSPAPAATSIAGVVAAPDGSLVCVGLNGPTRLDHVLFSSAQR, from the coding sequence ATGATCGGTAAATTTTCACTCACGCGCACGCTGCCGGCGGCCCTGCTGCTGGCGGTCATGCTGATGCCGGGCTGGGCGATGGCGACTCCACGGGTTGCGTTGCTCGACCAGGCGGCGCTGCAAAGTGCCAAGGCAGCCCATTCGGTGTTGCTGGCGGTGACCCGGGCCGGTGAACGGTTGGTGGCGGTCGGCGAGCGCGGCATCGTGTTGCTGTCGGATGACTCCGGCGTGAGCTGGCGCCAGGCAAAGGTGCCGGTCAGCGTCAGTCTTACGGCGGTGCAGTTTGTGGATGCGCAGGAAGGTTGGGCCGTGGGCCACATGGGTGTGATCCTGCACAGCACCGACGGCGGCGAATCGTGGACCAAGCAACTGGACGGCGTCGCCGCCGCGCAGTTGGCCCTGGCCCAGGCTCGCGAAGGGGATGATCCCAAGGCGTTGAAGGATGCCGAGCGGCTGGTGGCCGACGGGCCGGACAAGCCTTTTCTCGACCTGTACTTCAGTGACCGGCGCACCGGCTACGCGGTCGGTGCCTATGGCCTGATCCTGCACACCCGTGACGGCGGCAGTCACTGGCAGCCGTGGATGCGGCAGCTGGAAAACCCCGAGGACCTCAACCTGTACGGCATTCGTGCGGCGGGGAGTGCGCTGTTCATCGTCGGCGAGCGCGGGTTGCTGCTGCGTTCACAGGACAACGGGCACAGCTTTCAGGCACTGGAATCACCCTATGAGGGCAGCTTCTTCGGCCTGCAAGGCAGTTCGACGGGAGAGGTGGTGGCCTTCGGTTTGCGTGGCAACGCCTATTGGTCGGGGGACCAAGGCGGCCGCTGGCAACCGATCGACACCGACCTGGAAGTGGCCCTGTCCGCCGCCACCCGATTGGCGGATGGCACTTGGGTCCTGGCCAGCCAGGCCGGCGACGTGCTGCTCAGTCTTGACCCGGGACGTCACTTTCGACGTTCACCGGCCCCGGCCGCGACCTCCATCGCTGGCGTGGTGGCGGCACCGGACGGCAGCCTGGTATGCGTCGGCCTGAACGGTCCGACCCGCCTCGACCATGTCCTTTTTTCTTCGGCGCAACGTTGA
- a CDS encoding 3-alpha-hydroxysteroid dehydrogenase (catalyzes the formation of 5-alpha-androstane-3,17-dione from androsterone; Acts on other 3-alpha-hydroxysteroids and on 9-, 11- and 15-hydroxyprostaglandin.): protein MKLTNKTIVVTGVSSGIGAETARTLRAHGASVIGMDRNAPNLSLDQFIQADLSHPDAIDAAVQSLPASLDGLCNIAGVPGTADPQLVAQVNYLGVRHLCAALLPRIRAGGSIVNVASILGAQWPQRLALHKTLAAIDGFAQAQAWLDQHPVPQDSCYQYFKEALIVWSYQQAQPWFLQTSVRMNCVAPGPVFTPILGDFVSMLGQARVEADAHRMKRPAYADEVAAAIAFLCADESRWINGINLPVDGGLASTYI from the coding sequence ATGAAGTTGACCAACAAGACGATCGTGGTGACCGGCGTTTCCTCGGGCATCGGCGCTGAAACGGCGCGAACCCTGCGTGCTCACGGAGCGAGCGTCATCGGCATGGATCGCAATGCGCCCAACCTGAGCCTGGACCAGTTCATCCAGGCCGATCTCAGCCACCCGGATGCCATCGACGCCGCCGTGCAGTCACTGCCGGCGTCCCTCGATGGGCTCTGCAACATCGCCGGGGTTCCGGGCACCGCCGACCCGCAGTTGGTCGCCCAGGTCAATTACCTCGGGGTGCGGCACCTGTGCGCCGCGCTGCTGCCGCGCATCCGGGCCGGCGGCAGCATCGTCAACGTCGCATCGATCCTGGGGGCGCAATGGCCGCAGCGGCTGGCACTGCACAAGACCCTGGCCGCCATCGATGGCTTTGCCCAGGCCCAGGCCTGGCTGGACCAGCATCCGGTGCCGCAAGACAGTTGCTACCAGTATTTCAAAGAGGCGCTGATCGTCTGGAGCTATCAGCAGGCCCAGCCGTGGTTCTTGCAAACCTCGGTGCGCATGAACTGCGTGGCGCCGGGCCCGGTGTTCACGCCCATCCTCGGCGACTTCGTCAGCATGCTCGGCCAAGCGCGCGTCGAGGCGGATGCCCATCGCATGAAGCGGCCGGCCTACGCCGATGAGGTGGCGGCTGCCATCGCGTTTCTGTGTGCCGATGAGTCTCGCTGGATCAACGGCATCAACCTACCGGTCGATGGCGGCCTGGCGTCCACTTACATCTGA
- a CDS encoding Fis family transcriptional regulator — protein sequence MADKLISLAELSRGTQKQPARGASEQLPPGAAPTLQDLTECLMFSPGDGRIWLNGARMLLMHNSGVGALRRELIESMGLARARGIMLRTGYHCGARDAALIKERFPEADILALFAAGPIIHAIEGAVKVEPVHFEFDMNLGTYYGEFLWHHSSEDDEHIAQYGIGTEPACWMQTGYAIGYTSAMVGRLILYREVECRSTGSSICRLVGKPAEEWDDAEEDLADLNAEPFVSTGGRSAAPQGRGDKGALPARLLADPTPAQDSDMVGISSAFNAACHMLRRVAPTQATVLFTGESGVGKEMFARMLHRISPRHDEPFVAINCAAIPENLMESELFGVERGAYTGATQSRAGRFERANGGTLFLDEIATLSLVAQGKLLRALQEGEVERVGGSRTLKVDVRVVAATNVDLRAAAQRGEFREDLFFRLNVFPIHLPPLRERKEDIPLLMTHFLQRFTQRHGRQISGFTPRTADTLLAYDFPGNIRELQNLVERGVISAPDGGAIDLSHLFTSGERLALPMFSIGTRGQLAAAPNAQAAPPQAPAAPIRSGDEALQQLFGGKDLSRLSLQEVEDAMIDRCLSEVKGNVSEAARRLGLTRAQLSYRLSRRPASD from the coding sequence ATGGCAGATAAGCTGATCTCCCTGGCCGAACTGTCCCGGGGCACGCAAAAGCAACCAGCGCGCGGCGCCAGTGAACAGTTGCCGCCCGGCGCCGCGCCGACGCTGCAGGATCTGACCGAATGCCTGATGTTCAGCCCCGGCGACGGACGCATCTGGCTGAACGGCGCGCGGATGCTGCTGATGCACAACAGTGGCGTGGGTGCCTTGCGCCGCGAACTGATCGAAAGCATGGGCCTGGCCCGCGCCCGGGGCATCATGCTGCGTACCGGCTACCATTGCGGTGCCCGGGACGCGGCGCTGATCAAGGAGCGCTTCCCCGAAGCAGACATCCTGGCGCTGTTCGCCGCTGGCCCGATCATCCATGCCATCGAGGGCGCGGTGAAGGTCGAGCCGGTGCATTTCGAATTCGACATGAACCTGGGCACCTACTACGGCGAGTTCCTCTGGCATCACTCCAGCGAAGACGACGAACACATCGCCCAATACGGCATCGGCACCGAACCGGCCTGTTGGATGCAGACCGGCTACGCCATCGGCTATACATCGGCGATGGTTGGACGGCTGATTCTCTATCGGGAGGTCGAATGCCGTTCCACCGGATCGAGCATCTGCCGGCTGGTGGGCAAGCCCGCCGAAGAATGGGACGACGCCGAAGAGGACCTGGCCGACCTGAACGCCGAACCCTTCGTCAGCACCGGCGGACGCAGCGCGGCGCCCCAGGGCCGGGGCGATAAAGGTGCCCTGCCCGCTCGCCTGCTGGCGGACCCGACACCGGCCCAGGACAGCGACATGGTCGGTATTTCCTCAGCCTTCAACGCGGCCTGCCACATGCTGCGTCGGGTGGCGCCGACCCAGGCGACGGTGCTGTTCACCGGTGAGTCCGGTGTTGGCAAGGAAATGTTCGCGCGGATGCTGCACCGCATCAGCCCGCGCCACGACGAGCCCTTCGTGGCCATCAACTGTGCGGCCATCCCAGAAAACCTGATGGAGTCGGAGCTGTTCGGCGTCGAGCGCGGCGCCTACACCGGCGCCACCCAATCGCGCGCCGGCCGCTTCGAGCGCGCCAATGGCGGCACGCTGTTCCTGGACGAGATCGCCACCCTCAGTTTGGTGGCCCAGGGCAAACTGCTGCGCGCCTTGCAGGAAGGTGAAGTCGAACGGGTGGGCGGCAGTCGCACCCTCAAGGTCGATGTGCGGGTGGTTGCCGCGACCAATGTCGACCTGCGCGCCGCGGCACAGCGTGGCGAGTTCCGCGAGGACTTGTTCTTTCGACTGAACGTGTTCCCCATCCACTTGCCGCCGCTGCGCGAACGCAAGGAGGACATCCCGCTGCTGATGACCCATTTCCTGCAGCGCTTCACCCAGCGCCATGGCCGTCAGATCAGCGGCTTCACCCCGCGCACCGCAGACACCCTGCTGGCCTACGATTTTCCGGGCAACATCCGCGAATTGCAGAACCTGGTGGAGCGCGGCGTGATCAGCGCCCCGGACGGCGGCGCCATCGACCTGTCGCACCTGTTCACCAGCGGCGAACGCCTGGCTCTGCCGATGTTCTCCATCGGCACCCGCGGCCAACTCGCGGCTGCACCGAACGCTCAAGCGGCGCCGCCTCAGGCTCCCGCCGCACCGATCCGGAGCGGCGATGAAGCCCTCCAGCAACTGTTCGGCGGCAAGGATTTGAGCCGGCTGTCGCTGCAGGAAGTCGAGGACGCGATGATCGACCGTTGCCTGAGCGAAGTGAAAGGCAACGTCTCTGAAGCGGCCCGCCGCCTGGGCCTGACTCGGGCACAGCTGTCCTATCGCTTGTCGCGGCGCCCAGCCAGTGACTAA
- a CDS encoding lipase, with protein MTLPQTLKAKLLRAFAKRMKGKFVYDSAQYPLRAVEARFIPTSWGPARALFYWPATSDGARLPVYLNLHGGGFVAGVPEHDDSYCRRLAHNLDCLVVNLDYVLAPEHPFPAGLRQSFAVLEWLAGQSASLGIDPQRMAVGGHSAGGNLATGVANLARGHQRLRVVHQVIDYAVLDLLQDPGLKRSSLDKPLLGAGLVRFFNGCYLSDPDHARDPLVSPLLASVEALRGMPATTLITAEHDILRAEGEAYAEKLRQAGVAVNERMFAGCDHMFTHLGPEASAQEAWGVIETALGEAFRAAAMAREGSAGEGAVV; from the coding sequence ATGACGTTGCCTCAAACCCTCAAGGCCAAGCTGTTGCGCGCCTTTGCCAAGCGCATGAAAGGCAAGTTCGTCTACGACTCGGCGCAGTACCCGCTGCGTGCGGTCGAGGCGCGGTTCATCCCGACGTCCTGGGGACCGGCGCGGGCGTTGTTCTACTGGCCGGCGACTTCGGACGGGGCGCGCTTGCCGGTGTACCTGAACCTGCACGGCGGCGGTTTCGTCGCTGGCGTGCCGGAGCATGACGACAGCTATTGTCGGCGTCTGGCGCACAATCTGGATTGCCTGGTGGTCAACCTGGACTACGTCCTGGCGCCCGAGCATCCATTTCCCGCGGGCTTGCGACAGAGCTTCGCGGTGCTTGAATGGTTGGCCGGGCAATCGGCAAGCCTGGGCATCGACCCCCAACGCATGGCCGTCGGTGGGCACAGCGCCGGCGGCAACCTGGCCACCGGGGTGGCCAACCTGGCACGGGGGCATCAGCGGCTGCGGGTGGTGCACCAGGTGATTGACTATGCGGTCCTGGACCTGCTCCAGGACCCCGGCCTGAAGCGTTCGAGCCTCGACAAACCATTGCTCGGGGCCGGGCTGGTGCGCTTTTTCAATGGCTGTTACCTGAGCGATCCCGATCACGCTCGCGACCCGTTGGTGTCGCCGTTGCTGGCGAGCGTCGAGGCATTGCGGGGCATGCCCGCGACCACGCTGATCACGGCCGAACATGACATCCTGCGCGCCGAAGGCGAGGCCTATGCCGAGAAATTGCGCCAGGCCGGTGTGGCAGTCAACGAGCGGATGTTCGCAGGCTGCGATCACATGTTCACCCACCTCGGCCCGGAGGCTTCAGCGCAGGAGGCCTGGGGGGTTATCGAAACTGCGCTGGGCGAGGCGTTTCGCGCAGCGGCGATGGCGCGGGAGGGTAGCGCTGGCGAGGGGGCCGTTGTTTGA